From the Rhodoferax sp. WC2427 genome, one window contains:
- a CDS encoding indolepyruvate ferredoxin oxidoreductase family protein, protein MNAPLPEALRKALESASLDDKYSLDYGPAFMSGVQALVKLPMLQRQRDARQGRNTAGFISGYRGSPLGTYDQALWKAEKYLKAQHIVFQPGVNEELAATAVWGTQQLGFSPPGTNKFDGVFGIWYGKGPGVDRCSDVFKHANMAGTTEFGGVIAVAGDDHISKSSTAAHQSDHIFKACGLPVFFPANVQEILDLGLHAFAMSRFSGVWAGMKTIQEIVESSATVMVDPERVVVKIPTDFVMPPGGLHIRWPDHALEQEARLMHYKWYAALAYIRANRLNYNAIEGPNDRFGVIASGKAYNDTRQALLDLGLDDATCRRIGLRLHKVGVVWPLEAQLTREFATGLQEILVVEEKRQVIEYQLKEELYNWRADVRPNVLGKFNEPEGDLSGGEWSMANPTANTLLRANADLSPALVARAIAQRLHKLGMPEDVAARIDAHIALLDATDRAMVLLDASPAQARPPWFCSGCPHNTSTVVPDGSRAMGGIGCHFMATWMDRSTVGFTQMGGEGVPWVGQQPFTTDQHIFANLGDGTYFHSGLLAIRQAIAAGVNITYKILYNDAVAMTGGQQIGERPEGHSVVQIAQSVRAEGAIKTVVVTDEPEKYDGIALADGVEVKHRDLLDEIQREFRQIKGTTIIIYDQTCATEKRRRRKRGTAVDPATRVVINPLVCEGCGDCGEQSNCLSVEPLETPFGRKRQINQSSCNKDMSCVKGFCPSFVTVQGGQLRKKKPAQALSPFTGSPLPEPTLPRIDGVWGIVVAGVGGTGVITLGQLLGVAAHLEGRGIVTQDAAGLAQKGGATWSHVLLADTQDAIRTTRVGAGAADLILGCDPVVAAGKETLVRMRPGRTHVALNTHTAPTAAFVHNADWQDPTAACTAEIVRAAGQGGIASFDADAAAQRLMGDSLYANPMLLGYAWQKGWVPLRLDSLLRAIELNNMAVEANKTAFAWGRRAAVDPASVATPAQTIQWHARDRESLDAMLQRRVAFLTGYQNAAYAATYSAFVAQVRQAEQPLDARLPLTEAVARYLFKLMAYKDEYEVARLHTDPAFLADIQAQFEGDFQLHYHLAPPLLAKKNAQGQLQKRKFGPGVRFAFQLLARLKGLRGTPFDPFGYQAERRTERALVGEYQDSIAALLPRLTPANHAAAIDVARIPEHIRGYGHVKARHLAAARLQWTGALAAFEISTK, encoded by the coding sequence ATGAATGCACCTCTACCGGAAGCGCTGCGCAAAGCCCTTGAATCCGCGTCGCTGGACGACAAATACAGCCTGGACTACGGCCCGGCCTTCATGAGCGGGGTGCAGGCCCTGGTCAAGCTGCCCATGCTGCAGCGCCAGCGCGATGCGCGGCAGGGGCGCAACACGGCGGGCTTCATCAGCGGCTACCGGGGCTCGCCGCTGGGCACCTACGACCAGGCGCTGTGGAAGGCCGAAAAATACCTCAAGGCGCAGCACATCGTGTTCCAGCCGGGGGTGAACGAGGAGCTGGCCGCCACGGCGGTGTGGGGCACCCAGCAACTGGGCTTTTCGCCTCCGGGCACCAACAAGTTCGACGGCGTGTTTGGCATCTGGTACGGCAAGGGGCCGGGGGTGGACCGCTGCTCGGATGTGTTCAAACACGCCAACATGGCGGGCACCACCGAGTTTGGCGGCGTGATTGCGGTGGCGGGCGACGACCACATCAGCAAAAGCTCCACCGCCGCGCACCAGAGCGACCACATCTTCAAGGCCTGCGGGCTGCCGGTGTTCTTTCCGGCCAATGTGCAGGAGATTCTGGACCTGGGGCTGCACGCCTTTGCCATGAGCCGCTTCTCGGGCGTGTGGGCGGGCATGAAGACCATCCAGGAAATTGTGGAGTCCAGCGCCACGGTGATGGTGGACCCGGAGCGGGTCGTGGTCAAAATCCCCACCGACTTTGTGATGCCGCCCGGCGGCCTGCACATCCGCTGGCCCGACCACGCGCTGGAGCAAGAGGCGCGCCTCATGCACTACAAGTGGTATGCCGCGCTGGCCTACATCCGCGCGAACCGGCTGAACTACAACGCCATCGAGGGCCCGAACGATAGGTTCGGCGTGATCGCCAGCGGCAAGGCCTACAACGACACCCGCCAGGCCCTGCTGGACCTGGGCCTGGATGACGCCACCTGCCGCCGCATCGGCCTGCGCCTGCATAAGGTGGGCGTGGTCTGGCCGCTGGAGGCGCAGCTCACCCGCGAATTTGCCACCGGCCTGCAAGAGATCCTGGTGGTGGAAGAAAAGCGCCAGGTCATCGAATACCAGCTCAAAGAAGAGCTGTACAACTGGCGCGCCGACGTGCGGCCCAATGTGCTGGGCAAGTTCAACGAGCCCGAGGGCGACCTCAGCGGCGGCGAATGGTCCATGGCCAACCCCACGGCCAACACCTTGCTGCGCGCCAACGCCGACCTGTCGCCCGCGCTGGTGGCCCGGGCCATCGCCCAGCGCCTGCACAAGCTGGGCATGCCCGAGGACGTGGCCGCCCGGATCGACGCGCACATCGCCCTGCTCGATGCCACCGACCGCGCCATGGTGCTGCTGGATGCCAGCCCGGCCCAGGCGCGCCCGCCGTGGTTTTGCAGCGGCTGCCCGCACAACACCAGCACCGTGGTGCCCGACGGTTCGCGCGCCATGGGCGGCATTGGCTGCCATTTCATGGCCACCTGGATGGACCGCAGCACGGTGGGCTTTACCCAGATGGGCGGCGAGGGCGTGCCCTGGGTGGGCCAGCAGCCCTTTACCACCGACCAGCATATTTTTGCCAACCTGGGCGATGGAACCTATTTCCACAGCGGCCTGCTGGCCATCCGCCAGGCGATTGCGGCGGGGGTCAACATCACCTACAAGATTTTGTACAACGACGCAGTGGCCATGACCGGCGGCCAGCAGATCGGCGAACGCCCCGAAGGGCATTCGGTGGTGCAGATAGCCCAGTCGGTACGGGCGGAAGGTGCTATTAAAACCGTAGTGGTGACGGACGAGCCGGAAAAGTATGACGGTATCGCACTGGCCGACGGCGTGGAGGTCAAGCACCGCGACCTGCTGGACGAGATCCAGCGCGAGTTCCGGCAGATCAAGGGCACCACCATCATCATCTACGACCAGACTTGCGCCACCGAAAAGCGCCGCCGCCGCAAGCGCGGCACCGCGGTGGACCCGGCCACCCGGGTGGTGATCAACCCGCTGGTCTGCGAGGGCTGCGGCGACTGCGGCGAGCAAAGCAACTGCCTGAGCGTGGAACCGCTGGAAACGCCTTTTGGCCGCAAGCGCCAGATCAACCAGTCCAGCTGCAACAAGGACATGTCCTGCGTCAAAGGCTTCTGCCCCAGCTTCGTCACCGTGCAGGGCGGGCAGCTGCGCAAGAAAAAGCCTGCACAGGCCCTGTCGCCTTTCACCGGCAGCCCGCTGCCCGAACCCACGCTGCCCCGCATCGACGGTGTCTGGGGCATTGTGGTGGCGGGTGTGGGCGGCACCGGGGTCATCACCCTGGGCCAGCTGCTGGGCGTGGCCGCGCACCTGGAGGGCCGGGGCATCGTCACGCAAGACGCGGCAGGCCTGGCGCAAAAGGGCGGGGCCACCTGGAGCCACGTGCTGCTGGCCGACACGCAGGATGCCATCCGCACCACCCGGGTCGGCGCGGGCGCGGCGGATTTGATTTTGGGCTGCGACCCGGTGGTGGCCGCGGGCAAGGAAACCCTGGTGCGCATGCGCCCGGGCCGCACCCACGTGGCGCTGAACACCCACACCGCGCCCACAGCCGCCTTTGTGCACAACGCCGACTGGCAAGACCCCACGGCGGCCTGCACCGCCGAGATCGTGCGCGCCGCAGGGCAGGGCGGCATCGCCAGCTTCGATGCCGATGCCGCCGCCCAGCGCCTGATGGGCGACAGCCTGTACGCCAACCCCATGCTGCTGGGCTACGCCTGGCAAAAGGGCTGGGTGCCGCTGCGGCTGGACTCGCTGCTGCGCGCCATCGAGCTCAACAACATGGCGGTCGAGGCCAACAAGACCGCCTTCGCCTGGGGCCGCCGCGCGGCGGTGGACCCGGCCAGCGTGGCCACCCCGGCCCAGACCATCCAGTGGCATGCCCGCGATCGCGAGTCGCTCGATGCCATGCTGCAGCGCCGCGTGGCGTTTTTGACCGGCTACCAGAACGCGGCCTATGCGGCCACCTACAGCGCCTTCGTGGCCCAGGTGCGGCAGGCCGAGCAGCCGCTGGACGCCCGCCTGCCGCTGACCGAGGCGGTGGCCCGCTACCTGTTCAAGCTGATGGCTTACAAGGACGAATACGAGGTGGCCCGGCTGCACACCGACCCGGCCTTCCTGGCCGACATCCAGGCCCAGTTCGAGGGCGACTTCCAGTTGCACTACCACCTGGCCCCGCCGCTGCTGGCCAAAAAGAACGCCCAGGGCCAGCTGCAAAAGCGCAAGTTTGGCCCGGGCGTGCGCTTTGCATTCCAGCTGCTGGCCCGGCTCAAGGGCCTGCGCGGCACGCCGTTCGACCCGTTTGGCTACCAGGCCGAGCGGCGCACCGAGCGGGCGCTGGTGGGCGAGTACCAGGACAGCATCGCCGCGCTGTTGCCCCGGCTCACCCCGGCCAACCACGCGGCCGCCATCGACGTGGCGCGCATCCCGGAGCACATCCGTGGCTACGGGCACGTCAAGGCGCGGCACCTGGCGGCTGCGCGCCTGCAGTGGACCGGTGCTTTGGCGGCTTTCGAGATCAGCACAAAATAG
- the yajC gene encoding preprotein translocase subunit YajC codes for MFISSAFAQTAPAAAASGGDMMSSLTGMLPLVLMFVVLYFVMIRPQMKKQKEHRTMLEALAKGDEVATAGGLIGKVTKIGDGFLSLEIANGVEVQLQRSAVVQVMPKGTVK; via the coding sequence GTGTTCATTTCCTCTGCTTTTGCCCAGACCGCCCCCGCTGCTGCTGCCTCCGGTGGCGACATGATGTCGTCGCTGACCGGCATGCTGCCCCTGGTTTTGATGTTTGTGGTGCTGTATTTCGTGATGATCCGCCCCCAGATGAAGAAGCAAAAAGAGCACCGCACCATGCTTGAAGCGCTGGCCAAGGGCGACGAAGTCGCCACTGCAGGCGGCCTGATCGGCAAGGTCACCAAGATCGGTGACGGCTTCCTGAGCCTGGAAATCGCCAATGGCGTGGAAGTGCAACTGCAGCGCAGCGCCGTCGTCCAGGTCATGCCTAAAGGTACCGTCAAGTAA
- the secD gene encoding protein translocase subunit SecD, translating into MNRYPVWKYVILLVALLVGAIYTLPNFFGEAPAVQVSAARASVKIDDTTRAKVQEALQAANLTPDLIGIEGNSVKARFGNTDDQLKAKDVVQKALVPDANDASYVVALNLLSRSPSWLTALHAFPMYLGLDLRGGVHFMLQVDMQAALTKKAESLAGDLRTSLRDKNVRHSGIARNGQTIELRLRDSDTLAAAKAVVQDQFPDLVTTDAPDGTEYKLTASIRPEAARRVQDQALKQNITTLHNRINELGVSEPVIQQQGLDRIVVQLPGVQDTAKAKDILGRTATLEVRLVDESTEAGAAAAGAGAVPFGDERYLERSGQPVIVKKQVVLTGENLTDAQPGFDSQTQEPTVNLTLDAKGSRIFKDITRENIGKRMAIILFEKGKGEVVTAPVIRSEIAGGRVQISGRMTTQEANDTSLLLRAGSLAAPMEIIEERTIGPSLGAENISKGFHSVMWGFLTVAAFMCCYYMLFGVFSSIALAFNLLLLVAVLSMLQATLTLPGMAAMALVLGMAIDSNVLINERVREELRAGASPQAAIHAGFDRAWATILDSNITSAIVGIALLAFGSGPVRGFAVVHVLGIATSIFSSVFFSRGLVNLWYGRTKKLKSVSIGTVWRPDAAIETKAK; encoded by the coding sequence ATGAATCGATACCCGGTATGGAAGTACGTGATCCTCCTGGTCGCGCTACTGGTGGGGGCCATTTACACCCTGCCCAATTTCTTTGGTGAAGCCCCGGCGGTGCAGGTCTCGGCCGCCCGCGCGTCGGTCAAGATCGACGACACCACGCGGGCCAAAGTGCAAGAAGCACTCCAGGCCGCCAACCTCACGCCCGACCTGATCGGCATCGAAGGCAACTCGGTCAAGGCCCGTTTTGGCAATACCGATGACCAGCTCAAGGCCAAGGATGTGGTGCAAAAGGCCTTGGTGCCCGATGCCAACGATGCCAGCTACGTGGTGGCGTTGAACCTGTTGTCGCGCTCGCCCTCCTGGCTGACCGCCTTGCACGCCTTCCCCATGTACCTGGGGCTGGACTTGCGCGGTGGCGTGCACTTCATGTTGCAGGTCGACATGCAGGCTGCGCTGACCAAAAAGGCCGAGTCCCTGGCGGGTGACCTGCGCACCAGCCTGCGCGACAAGAACGTGCGCCACAGCGGCATCGCCCGCAACGGCCAGACGATTGAACTGCGCTTGCGCGACAGCGACACCCTGGCCGCGGCCAAGGCCGTGGTGCAGGACCAGTTCCCCGACCTGGTCACCACCGACGCGCCCGACGGCACCGAGTACAAGCTCACCGCCAGCATCCGCCCCGAGGCTGCCCGCCGTGTGCAAGACCAGGCACTGAAGCAAAACATCACCACCCTGCACAACCGCATCAACGAACTCGGCGTGTCCGAGCCGGTGATTCAGCAGCAGGGCCTGGACCGCATCGTGGTGCAGCTGCCCGGCGTGCAAGATACCGCCAAGGCCAAGGACATCCTGGGCCGCACCGCCACGCTGGAAGTGCGCCTGGTCGACGAAAGCACCGAAGCCGGTGCCGCCGCGGCCGGTGCCGGTGCCGTGCCGTTTGGCGACGAACGCTACCTGGAACGCAGTGGCCAGCCGGTCATCGTGAAGAAGCAGGTGGTGCTGACCGGTGAAAACCTCACCGACGCCCAGCCCGGCTTCGACAGCCAGACCCAGGAGCCCACCGTCAACCTGACGCTGGATGCCAAGGGCTCGCGCATCTTCAAGGACATCACGCGCGAAAACATCGGCAAGCGCATGGCCATCATCCTGTTTGAAAAGGGCAAGGGCGAAGTCGTCACCGCGCCGGTGATCCGCAGCGAAATCGCCGGGGGCCGGGTGCAGATCTCGGGCCGCATGACCACCCAGGAAGCCAACGACACCTCGCTGCTGCTGCGCGCCGGGTCACTGGCCGCGCCCATGGAAATCATCGAAGAACGCACCATCGGCCCCAGCCTGGGTGCCGAGAACATCTCCAAGGGCTTCCACAGCGTGATGTGGGGCTTCTTGACCGTGGCCGCCTTCATGTGCTGCTACTACATGCTGTTTGGCGTGTTCTCCAGCATTGCGCTGGCCTTCAATCTGCTGCTGCTGGTGGCGGTGCTGTCCATGCTGCAGGCCACCCTGACCCTGCCCGGCATGGCCGCCATGGCCCTGGTGCTGGGTATGGCCATCGACTCGAACGTGCTGATCAATGAGCGCGTGCGCGAAGAGCTGCGCGCTGGTGCCTCGCCGCAAGCGGCCATCCACGCAGGTTTCGACCGCGCCTGGGCCACCATTCTGGACTCCAACATCACCAGCGCCATCGTCGGTATCGCTTTGTTGGCTTTTGGCTCGGGCCCTGTCCGCGGATTTGCCGTGGTGCACGTTCTGGGTATTGCGACCAGTATTTTTTCGAGCGTGTTCTTCTCGCGCGGCTTGGTCAACCTCTGGTATGGCCGCACCAAGAAGCTCAAATCCGTGTCCATCGGCACCGTGTGGCGGCCCGATGCCGCTATTGAAACCAAAGCCAAGTAA
- the secF gene encoding protein translocase subunit SecF, with protein MEFFKIHRDIPFMRNALVFNIVSFVTFLAAVFFLFSRGLHLSVEFTGGTLMEVSYSQPADLNRVRTVVAGLGLQDVQVQNFGTSQDVLIRMPVQKGVTSAQQSDQVLAALKTADASVQLKRTEFVGPQVGDELAVDGLKALAFVVAGIMLYLAIRFEWKFAVAAIIANLHDVVIILGFFAFFQWEFSLPVLAAVLAVLGYSVNESVVIFDRIRENFRRFRKMNSMQVIDNAITSTISRTIITHGSTQIMVLSMLVFGGPTLHYFALALTIGICFGIYSSVFVAAAIAMWLGIQREDLVKASNNKKDEDPNDPNAGATV; from the coding sequence ATGGAGTTTTTCAAGATCCACCGCGACATTCCGTTCATGCGGAATGCCCTGGTGTTCAACATTGTTTCGTTTGTTACCTTTTTGGCGGCCGTGTTCTTTTTGTTCTCGCGCGGCCTGCATTTGTCGGTGGAATTCACCGGCGGCACCCTGATGGAGGTGAGCTATTCGCAGCCCGCCGACCTGAACCGCGTGCGCACCGTGGTGGCGGGCCTGGGCCTGCAGGACGTGCAGGTGCAGAACTTCGGCACCTCGCAAGACGTGCTGATCCGCATGCCGGTGCAAAAAGGCGTTACGTCGGCCCAGCAAAGCGACCAGGTGCTGGCCGCTTTGAAGACCGCCGATGCGTCGGTGCAGCTCAAGCGCACTGAATTCGTCGGCCCGCAGGTGGGCGACGAGCTGGCGGTGGACGGCCTGAAAGCCCTGGCCTTTGTGGTGGCGGGCATCATGCTGTACCTGGCCATCCGCTTTGAATGGAAGTTTGCCGTGGCGGCCATCATCGCCAACCTGCACGACGTGGTCATCATTCTGGGCTTCTTTGCTTTCTTCCAGTGGGAGTTTTCGCTGCCGGTGCTGGCGGCGGTGCTGGCGGTGCTGGGTTATTCGGTGAACGAGTCGGTGGTGATCTTTGACCGGATCCGGGAGAACTTCCGGCGTTTCCGCAAAATGAACTCGATGCAGGTGATTGACAACGCCATCACCTCGACCATCAGCCGCACTATCATTACGCATGGCTCCACCCAGATCATGGTTTTGTCGATGCTGGTATTTGGTGGCCCGACCTTGCATTACTTTGCGTTGGCCCTCACTATCGGTATCTGTTTCGGCATTTACTCTTCGGTGTTTGTGGCTGCCGCCATTGCCATGTGGTTGGGAATCCAACGCGAAGATCTGGTTAAAGCCTCCAACAACAAGAAAGACGAAGACCCCAACGACCCCAACGCAGGCGCAACCGTGTGA
- a CDS encoding DUF1631 family protein — translation MASNAPSHPGLQLARNARESLVTEVGQALGDVSRAVAARLTVLLEEAHSTREMHERQDAWTAFQRQSHAWEQATAAAWRQALHPSTHGGAVRDVGLQFELMGDEVVENKILASRLAVAILDKLGEAYGNLCARIQLLESTSELASHDPIRPEVLMLALVEQWTAVGLARNMLPLVSDALQRELAAHFVLAFETCNELLLSRGVIPTVDLRSRVKRSDAAGASTAMPRTGHGATTRPGGMETDWNATRFEPSNLPTGRPGPAGSGGGDGMQAQGHGGGGSTPAALGPRHAADETRMMTAVSPLARARRRAQGVMGHLKRMLNDHVSDFDRTEQHPVSPALAQAIARKRDGGDTDPMSDGMVVQTDRYEYGVADVSHAASALRERSNVLKQKAATQAEKATIEVVALMFQSILAEERIPPSVRVWFARLQLPVLRVALAEPEFFSTVDHPARQLIDRMGSCVMGFDARAINGSALETEIRRVVQVIEQYPETGRRVFQLVFDEFVLFLSKFLTEKGSTQRLVSLAQQVEQKETLAIQYTIELRNMLKDMPVREEIRAYLFKVWAEVLAMAAVRNGPQHVDTIALKKAASELVWSASAKPNRADRAKVIQSLPTLLQRLRQGMGLLGLDTPAQEAHIKTISDTLADAFMSKTEAIPQARIDSMAAHLANLEDFFSDEATGDLPLDPESIEMMLGMDASTIDVIADGGSKPSDAMLAWAQELQLGHWFMLDHNRQINRVQFAWRSDRKQLHLFAAMDGRSYLIQARRLAAYLQAGLLVPQEEEALTLRATRDALAKLDANPERLLA, via the coding sequence ATGGCATCTAACGCCCCCTCCCACCCTGGCCTGCAACTCGCTCGCAACGCGCGCGAGAGCTTGGTCACGGAAGTGGGGCAGGCGCTGGGGGATGTCAGCCGTGCGGTCGCTGCTCGCTTGACGGTATTGCTCGAAGAAGCCCACAGCACCCGCGAAATGCACGAACGCCAGGACGCCTGGACCGCCTTTCAACGCCAAAGCCACGCCTGGGAGCAGGCCACTGCAGCGGCTTGGCGCCAGGCCTTGCATCCCAGCACCCATGGCGGTGCGGTGCGCGACGTTGGCCTGCAGTTCGAGCTGATGGGCGACGAAGTCGTTGAAAACAAGATTCTGGCCTCGCGCCTGGCGGTCGCCATTCTGGACAAGCTGGGCGAGGCCTATGGCAACCTGTGCGCCCGCATCCAATTGCTGGAGTCCACCAGCGAGCTGGCCAGCCACGATCCGATCCGCCCCGAGGTGCTGATGCTGGCCTTGGTCGAGCAGTGGACGGCGGTGGGCCTGGCCCGCAACATGCTGCCGCTGGTCAGCGATGCCTTGCAGCGTGAGCTGGCCGCGCACTTTGTGCTTGCCTTCGAGACCTGCAACGAGCTGCTGCTGTCGCGCGGCGTGATCCCCACGGTCGATTTGCGTTCCCGTGTGAAGCGCAGCGACGCGGCAGGGGCCTCTACCGCCATGCCGCGCACCGGCCATGGAGCCACCACCCGGCCTGGCGGCATGGAAACCGATTGGAACGCGACCCGCTTTGAACCATCCAACCTGCCCACCGGCCGGCCGGGCCCGGCAGGCAGTGGTGGTGGGGACGGGATGCAGGCGCAAGGGCATGGCGGCGGTGGCAGCACGCCTGCGGCCCTCGGGCCACGCCATGCGGCCGATGAAACCCGCATGATGACGGCGGTGTCGCCCCTGGCCCGGGCCCGGCGGCGCGCCCAGGGGGTCATGGGCCACCTCAAGCGCATGCTGAACGACCACGTCAGCGATTTTGACCGTACCGAGCAGCATCCGGTCTCGCCCGCGCTGGCGCAGGCGATTGCCCGCAAACGCGATGGCGGTGACACCGACCCCATGTCCGACGGCATGGTGGTGCAAACCGACCGCTACGAATACGGCGTGGCCGATGTGTCCCATGCTGCGTCGGCCCTGCGCGAGCGCTCCAACGTCCTCAAGCAAAAGGCGGCCACGCAGGCTGAAAAAGCCACCATCGAAGTGGTCGCGTTGATGTTCCAGAGCATCCTGGCCGAAGAGCGGATTCCGCCGTCGGTACGGGTGTGGTTTGCGCGCCTGCAACTGCCGGTGCTGCGCGTGGCCCTGGCCGAGCCGGAGTTTTTCAGCACCGTAGACCACCCGGCGCGCCAGCTGATCGACCGCATGGGCTCCTGCGTCATGGGCTTTGATGCCCGGGCCATCAACGGCAGCGCCCTGGAGACCGAGATCCGGCGCGTGGTGCAGGTCATCGAGCAGTACCCGGAAACCGGGCGGCGCGTGTTCCAGCTGGTGTTTGACGAGTTCGTGCTGTTCCTGTCGAAGTTCCTGACCGAAAAAGGCAGCACCCAGCGCCTGGTCAGCCTGGCGCAACAGGTCGAGCAAAAAGAGACCCTGGCCATCCAGTACACCATTGAGCTGCGCAACATGCTCAAGGACATGCCGGTACGTGAGGAGATCCGCGCCTACCTGTTCAAGGTCTGGGCCGAGGTGCTGGCCATGGCGGCGGTGCGCAACGGCCCGCAGCACGTTGACACCATTGCCTTGAAAAAGGCGGCCTCCGAGCTGGTCTGGTCGGCCAGCGCCAAGCCCAACCGGGCCGATCGGGCCAAGGTCATCCAGAGCTTGCCGACCCTGCTGCAGCGTCTGCGCCAGGGCATGGGCCTGCTGGGGCTGGACACGCCAGCCCAAGAGGCGCACATCAAGACCATCAGTGACACGCTGGCCGATGCCTTCATGTCCAAGACCGAGGCGATTCCCCAGGCACGCATCGACTCGATGGCTGCGCACCTGGCCAACCTGGAAGATTTCTTCAGCGACGAAGCCACCGGCGACTTGCCGTTGGACCCGGAAAGCATCGAGATGATGCTGGGCATGGACGCGTCCACCATCGACGTGATCGCCGATGGCGGCTCCAAGCCCTCGGATGCCATGCTGGCCTGGGCGCAAGAGCTGCAGCTCGGCCACTGGTTCATGCTGGACCACAACCGCCAGATCAACCGGGTGCAGTTCGCCTGGCGCAGCGACCGCAAGCAACTGCATTTGTTTGCCGCCATGGATGGCCGCAGCTACCTGATCCAGGCGCGCCGTCTGGCTGCCTATTTGCAAGCCGGTTTGCTGGTGCCACAGGAAGAAGAAGCCCTGACCCTGCGCGCTACCCGCGACGCGCTGGCCAAGCTGGACGCCAACCCCGAGCGCCTGCTGGCCTAA
- a CDS encoding DUF494 family protein, protein MFEVLVFVYENYWRGDACPESQQLGRKLTAVGFEADEIAEALRWLDGLHIASHSPILTPSPLAIEAMDFPATDSLRVYSVAEQDHLGAECLGFVSFLETAGVLAPVMREIVLDRAMAASGNPVTLDDLKIIILMVYWSFGEEPDALVLDELCDDASDRVAH, encoded by the coding sequence ATGTTTGAAGTACTCGTGTTCGTTTATGAAAACTACTGGCGGGGCGATGCCTGTCCCGAGTCGCAACAACTTGGCCGCAAATTGACGGCCGTCGGCTTCGAAGCCGATGAAATCGCGGAGGCGCTGCGCTGGCTCGACGGCCTGCACATCGCTTCGCACAGCCCCATCCTGACCCCGTCCCCATTGGCGATCGAGGCCATGGACTTCCCCGCCACCGACAGCCTGCGCGTCTATTCGGTGGCCGAGCAAGACCATCTGGGCGCCGAATGCCTGGGCTTTGTGAGCTTTCTGGAAACCGCCGGGGTGCTGGCGCCGGTGATGCGCGAAATCGTGCTCGACCGTGCCATGGCCGCCAGCGGCAACCCCGTGACCCTGGACGACCTGAAAATCATCATCCTGATGGTGTACTGGAGTTTTGGCGAAGAGCCCGATGCCCTGGTGCTCGACGAACTCTGCGACGACGCGTCCGACAGAGTCGCGCATTAA
- the dprA gene encoding DNA-processing protein DprA translates to MDRDELAGWLRLLLTPGIGNTTARRLMAAFGLPTDVFAQSPTRLREVVLPQQAQALQQVPPELETQLDSTLQWLATAGAAPRSLITLGDDRYPAALLAMEDPPLLLYALGRTDLWRPASSRNIAIVGSRNPTPQGEANARQFGKACAQAGLTVVSGLALGVDSAAHLGALEGAAEADDRLATIAVVGTGLDRVYPRRNLALAHRIAQHGLLLSEYPLGTPPLAANFPKRNRLIAGLAQGTLVVEAALQSGSLITARLASEQGKEVFAIPGSIHSAQARGCHALIRQGAKLVETIQDVLDELKLSSTPDSIAAHADAISASGPKDTENPLLTALGYDPVGLDALVARTGIATSQLQVQLLELELDNQVARLPGGLFQRIAHS, encoded by the coding sequence ATGGACCGGGACGAGCTGGCAGGCTGGCTGCGTCTGCTCCTGACGCCCGGCATCGGCAATACCACTGCGCGCCGGTTGATGGCCGCCTTTGGTCTGCCGACGGATGTGTTTGCGCAGTCGCCCACCCGCCTGCGCGAAGTCGTCCTGCCGCAGCAAGCCCAGGCCCTGCAGCAGGTGCCGCCCGAACTGGAAACCCAGCTGGACAGCACCCTGCAATGGCTGGCAACCGCCGGTGCCGCCCCGCGCAGCCTCATCACCCTGGGCGACGACCGCTACCCCGCCGCCCTGCTGGCCATGGAAGACCCGCCGCTGCTGCTGTACGCGCTGGGCCGCACCGACCTGTGGCGTCCGGCCAGCAGCCGCAACATCGCCATCGTCGGCAGCCGCAACCCCACGCCGCAGGGCGAGGCCAATGCGCGCCAGTTCGGCAAAGCCTGCGCCCAGGCCGGGCTGACCGTGGTCTCGGGCCTGGCCCTGGGGGTGGACAGCGCGGCCCACCTGGGCGCGCTGGAGGGCGCTGCAGAGGCGGATGACCGGCTGGCAACCATCGCCGTGGTGGGCACCGGGCTGGACCGCGTCTATCCCCGGCGCAACCTGGCCCTGGCCCACCGGATCGCCCAGCACGGCCTGCTGCTGAGCGAGTACCCGCTGGGCACGCCGCCGCTGGCCGCCAACTTTCCCAAACGCAACCGGCTGATCGCCGGGCTGGCCCAGGGCACGCTGGTGGTGGAGGCGGCACTGCAATCGGGCTCGCTGATCACCGCGCGCCTGGCCTCGGAGCAGGGCAAAGAGGTGTTTGCCATCCCGGGCTCCATCCACTCTGCCCAGGCCCGGGGCTGCCATGCGCTGATCCGCCAAGGCGCCAAACTGGTGGAAACCATCCAGGACGTGCTGGACGAACTGAAACTCTCCAGCACTCCTGATTCGATAGCTGCCCATGCTGATGCAATAAGCGCCAGCGGCCCAAAAGACACTGAAAACCCGCTTCTGACAGCCCTGGGCTACGACCCCGTCGGCCTGGACGCGCTGGTTGCCCGCACCGGCATTGCCACGTCCCAACTGCAGGTGCAGCTGCTGGAACTGGAGCTGGACAACCAGGTGGCGCGCCTGCCCGGAGGGCTTTTTCAGCGCATTGCCCACAGTTGA